CCTTATCTAAGAGGTCATTGAGTTGttgctttctttttgtttccgGTGTTTGGTTTTAGTTTTGGTGAGGATGTTCTTTGTTTCGGCATGTGGAGTTTTGTTTAATCTTTTAtgcttgttttgtaattaaggtATTCCTCCGCTGTAAGTGAGGGTTTTCTTAATAAATCTGGGAAtgggtcactcttggacatgtgacccaaaaaaaaaagaaaaaaggaagaagtaaAATATGGTGAACCATTTCTCTACTTTTTatgcacatacagcaccaattAATCATTAAAACACGCCACTTCCTTAGATTATCCAAAGGGAGAATCTTCCTTGATGTTGTCATCCAAACAAAGAAAGCCACATACACGAGCTGTTCAACCGTATTTTCTTACATGGAAAAGATGAtccaaaatttgtaaaatgatattttaatatgatGCCAACTATATTTTGGCACTTGTGAATTTGAGTATCTATGGATTTGAGAGAGAATGTCTACTCAAAGTTCTCATTAGCTGGAGTTTCAAATATGCCAAGAAACCATCACTATCTAACTCAGCAGCTAGATGTCTATATTGTTGATTGATTTGGGACCTTTCTGAAGGCATTCAGTTCTGATGTGTCTGGATAATGTTGTGTACCAGAGTGctgttctttttttgtttccgcAGGATTAATGTATCATAAAATGCAGATGGGCctctttgtttgcttgtttgtaTTTTAAGAAGGTTGTTAATTTCTTTGTTTGGCTTGCTTTTATGGAGAGCTAGTCGCAAACCCACATGGTGTGTGGTAACAGTTTCAGATATGCAATTCAAAAAtaactctaaaaatatttttattttaaatttttttaaagaaatataaaatttttagattcaCTTTATACCTTGTACCAGTGAAAACTGAGAAATAAAGCTTAAGAGCCTATCTTTCTGAGCCCTTTTTTTCTACAATATCAAGTAATGAGGTTTTTCATGCCTCTATACTCTTTCTCAAGTGgatttttctcttcaaaatacattttatttgtcatttattaatttaagtttaaataaattagaaatttaattggttATATTATTCTTCATTTAATAAGTCTAACGTAATGAAATATATGgtttaattttcatatagttATAGTATAATAAGATAGTGGATGACGTGGCTTTATAGAAGTAAAGCTCCATGCTATGGAAATGATATGGTATATAGATGCTATTATTGGATTCTAGGACTGGTGCTTCTTTTGGCATCTTTTTGGTTGACTCGTTTGCTAATGGCTGCTGCATTTTGTTGAGGATGTGATTTAGTGCTACCGGGTGGATTGAGCATGGATGTCTAAATGCTACAGTTGGGGAGTTCTAGTTGTGTTGATTCATCTACTGGAAGTGATATGCACTTAACTGTTCTTTCTCTTATCTCTGTAAATGGAGTGGGTTTCATCATTGAAACTAGTTGCTCTGAAATTGTGATGGTTTTTATCTTTGTGGTTTGAAGTAGGTCTGGTCACTGCACTTGCTGATTTTGTTGACCTTGTTTTGTTTGGCCCTGCTGTCAGACTTATTTGTGGGCTGCATTGATACTCTGTTTTGTACTgctatagttttttttatcaatgGAAATCAATTACCCAGTTGGGGGGAGCTCAATGTTGGCTGGCAAACTGGTCCATTTTCAACTTTGGCATCTTCACTTAGGACACTTAAAATGGAACAAAAAGTTCTTAGAAAAAAGCACTTATAAATGATGCAACTCCTTGCTTCTGACTTTTTCACCTTTTGATTCTTGGTAGGCCAGTGAATCTATCAGGAAGGAGTACGATCGGAAGTGTGATCAGCTTAGGCAGCAGTTTGCAAAGGATTGTAGTAGTCCAGTTATTGACAAAACCCGGGCAATTGTGAAGGATCTTCACTCACAAATAAGGGTGGCAATTCACTCTGTTGATTCAATATCGAAGCGAATTGAGAAAATTAGGGATGAAGAGCTGCAACCACAATTGTTAGAGTTGATCATGGGgtaataaatattgttttctaCACCAAATTTATTCCTAATACTTTTTATTCCATCAGGAGTTTACTCCACACTAATTATGAGTTAACTACGTGACTATGTAGATTGACCAGAATGTGGAAGGCCATGCTTGAATGCCATCATGCACAGTACATCACCATCTCATTGGCATACCATTCAAGGACTTCCGCAGGAACTCCCCAAGGAAATACCCATGTTCAGATAATGTCTCAACTCCTATATGAGACTGAATGCTTTGGCTTAAGTTTTGCCGATTGGATTAACAGTCTCACATCATATGTGGAAGCTCTCAATGGTTGGCTGCAAAACTGCATCCTACAGCCACGAGAACGCTCCAGGGCCAGAAAGCCGTTATCCCCTCGTCGACTTCTGGCACCACCTGTATTTGTTCTCTGTCGTGATTGGTCAGCTGGGCTTAAAGCTTTGCCATCTGATGAACTTAGTAATGCaatcaaaacatttttattggAGGTTCACCAGTTGATGGAGCAACAAGCTGAACAACCGCAGAAGAAACAGGAACCTACTGATGCAGAAAATGGAGAACCAGAAAgcaaagaaaatcaaaaggaTGATGATGCTTCTTCCAATTTGTTTAGCATAAAAACAAGTTTGACAAAGATTCTTGATCAGCTGAAAAAGTTTTCGGAGGCTTCATTGAAAATGTATGAAGATATTAGACAGCAAAGTGAAACAGCTCGAATTAGATATTTGAAAGGTGGGCCAACTAGAACATAAAGTTTATGCAATTATCGGAGTTTGTGGTTGGAATTAGATACttgtaaatttcattaaagttgcAAAGTACTGGCAGGATCAAGTATTTGGGGAGTTGTGTGAGAGTACCAGTTTGGCTAGATTTTTGGAAGCTCAAGGTGGAAATCCTTAAATTTACGGGTTCGGATAACTTTTTCACACTGGAGTTTATGCTAAAATGTCTACTCACTTTTCTTACAAGCTGATTTGATAAAGGGTAATACACCTTGTTGCCAAAAGATTTACAGGCATGTTGCTTCGCCACTTGGTACCGGGTCATGTTTTCATAAATATGTTTGCCTATTGAAACCAAGAGGTTTTCATAAATGTTTTTTGAGAATGTCATGGTATCCAATTGTTACACTTTCTATTTTGAGACATGTTAAATAttaccttcttttgtttttttcttttttaatttttaatttttttttttttttaactctcatTTTCATCTTATTGTATTGAACCTAATGAAATAGGAGTAGGGTGCGGTGcaatatattttagaaaaatgatatgttCCTTGAGTTTGTTCCTTCAATTTGACcgtttatgttttttattttgttttttaatatttttttaaattaatagttaaagaaatgatttttaatgtattagtgatttttttcaattttttaaaaatgttcgaaataaaaagaaaaaagaaaagaaaaatgtaatttgCATTAGGGAGAGTACCAAGTGGGCAAATTTGGATGACATAATAGCACTACCCTATATTTTACATTAGAAAACACTAAATCCACTGATACATTCTCTCGATAATTTTTATCgactcacttttttatttttatttttttctacttaataattaagtaaggtatttttaaataatattgtaattttttaaacgtttaaaaagattaaaaaatacattaacaaaaaaaaaaaacaaaacaaaacaaaatagccGTCTTGGTGGGCAATGTCGAGCCAATTTTCCTTCTAAGGCAATAGGCGTATGATGATGTGACATGTTAATgaagagtaatattaaatataattatagcaTGTAagttgtatatatacatatatatttatatactaaaATAAAGACCACTATTAAAATGTTGGTTTTTCtcctctctattttttatttattattattatttttttcctctctccagACGTAGCGCTGAGGCAAAAATCCATAGATGTTGGTCTACCATGAGCACcatgttttttgtttgaattaggaCCTCCGTTCCACTTTGGGGTTGATTTTGtgtatatttaaattttgtgaTTTCTGCTTCGCCACTGAGATTTctcagatgaaaattttgaattttaaaattaaatattaaaatattatattttaatattattattattttgaaatttaaaaaaattaagaaaaaattaaattttttattatattttatatgaggatttaaaaaaattataatgatgagataaaaattttatatttgagatgaaaaatcttaATGACCAAACAGTACCTAGTGATTTTCATGGTATTCACACAATAGTTGTGATACGCCGACTTGGAAGGGGTTGTGAAGAAGTAACGTGGGCCTAGGCCGTGGGAAGAGAAGGCTGGGCATAGAGATCTGAAGAACCTGTTGCGGGCTGAAGTTGGGGATCAGAGTGGGCCCTGGGCCTGGTAGTCTTAAGATCTTATTTTACTTTGTATTTCTTAGTTTACTTTCATATAAGGCCCATGGGCCAGTATAAGGGAACAGTTTAGATTACTATATACGTACCGAGTAGGGCAAAGGAAAAGCATCTAGACTATTCTGAGATTTCATCTGGTATTTCCTGTGGTGGAAGCTCGCTCCCCTTGAAGATAGAAGTTATCTTTCAATTCAATACAGCATCTCATATACTTCCATTCATGTATTCATCTTCCATTTCCATTATTGTTCTATTACAAGGATGCTATCCGCTTGTACTCTGGCAGGTAACAGCCCTagtacaaattatttttcataattaaaatttttatttcgaattaaaaaaaaaataatggtgaTGATTACAAACTAGAATCAATCAGGTATAACGTAATTGTTTAAACTTTTGAGTACATTATTCTTCCCAAACCTCTATGAGATGCCAACATGGGTTTCAGACCAATGTGATCTTGACCACCTATTTAACATGCTGGGTGAATCAAAACACTTTGGACATCAGCAATCATTTCGAATGGCATTTTATGCTCCACCCCCACCCCCCGGCATATAGGGATTAGAATCCCACGTACTGGGTGTACTGAGAGTAAGCATCAGACTGCATGGCAATAGGGGCCCGTGTAACATGATCGGGCAGATCAAATGCATCTATAAGTTCCCCTGCAATATTCCTCACTTGGAAACTCAAGTATTCTGCGAGCTTGTGGATTgcctacaaaacaaaaatatgcaAAGATCAATTATTTAAGATATAACGAATAATGAGACAAAAAAATAGGTAAAcattttgttcttcttctgAAGTAAGAAGGCAGGTCAAAATCTTCCCCATGCTTCAATCGCATTCCGTATGTATAATATATCTCAATAACGttcttaaaaatttattagCCTTTATGGTAGAATACCTTAGCTTTGTTGGGTGCCACATAGTCAACATTACGGTAGGTTCCTATGTCCTTCCAGATTCGATCCAAGGCATAAAGATCGCAAACAAGTTTCAAAGCAGCTCGGGAACTGGCATCCGGACAGCTGCCAATCACACCAAATTAAAAACCCAATATTCATGAAGGAAAACGTAAAAGAATATTTGAGACTCAGATTTGGAGAGGAGATACCTCTTCACCGATTCAATAAATCTTGCGAGGATGACAGATTCAATATGTGACTCAGCAAGCGTCAAAAGGTGATTCAAACACCTGTTCCAAGCACCGAAGTTTCCAAGAGTTTTGGTGTGTTTGTTTAGCCTCACAGCAACACTATGAAGCAATCGAGATGTTCGATActgcaacaaaaaataaataaaacacaatcagcAATTTATGTAAGCCATAACTGTATGGATTCATTGTTTACAACAATTGAAATTTGTAAATCACAGAACTGAGATAAAACTCACTCTGAAGGCGTCCAACTGGAACTTAGGATCCCGCAAATGGTCCTCACTGTCCCACCTAGCAGTTACTGGATTTGGCTGAGACAGATAAGTGTTCATGGATTCTCTCAAGTAGTTCCATGTAACTGCAAGTGTCCCACCTTGGAATTTCTCCTTGTATTGCTTCAAGAGATCAGCAGCCACCTGCATCACAAGGGAAAGGTTCAAGAGTTTAGTTTCCATGCAAGAGGAGAAATTAAGGTTTACAAGTACTGCAAACACATATACACAGCCCCATACGAAATTATGGTGAATGTTAGCATCCAGACAAGTGTTACTCAAGATTGGCACTTATGTACTTAACAGTGCAATGCCATAAGAAAGGGTTTTTTCCCAGAATATATTAACCCTGGCAGGGTGCTCAGCTACTTCATCTTTCACTTATCGCTCAAATAGTGCCCTTCTAttcatattatttcatatttccCCAAACCCAAGTCTGCATAGAAAATTTGTTCATACAGCAGTCTCCTATGTATAAATGGAAGCTAGAACCCTAGAAGGTACCACAGCATAATCTTATCTATCGGAAGCACACCTCTACTGCCTTGGAATGGCAAAGGGTGAAATGTTCAGGCAGGTCACCCTGAACTTACACTAAAGGACAGGCTATTCAGAAAATATACACGGAAAGCTTGAGTTCACACTGGCTTTTCAAACCTAATTTGGGGTCTTGATTTTTCAGGCACCTCACAATATCAGCCACTCGAGTAGCATGATGTTGATTTTTTTAGCCCTGCTCTGTGTTGCCACCTGACTGCACTTTGGAACAGCACAAGGCAGGGTGGGTCCATCTGGTGGAGAAGTGCTAGTCTAGTACTAAACTAACCCTGTATTCGTTCCTAACACTTGTCCTTCGGAACATAGCACCATCAATTTAGGTGCTCTCATGCTTTATCAGATACAACAAACTTGGAGTCTGCATCATGATTCATCAAAGTCTTAAGCAAAATGTGTAACAGGATGGGACTTGTCTGCAACCTGTTGTAGCAGCACTGTATTGTCCCCTTCAAACGTCTGAAAAATGTCATGATCATTCCTCAAACTACCAAACCGGTTCACAGCAGCATACCCATGACCTCCACAAGCTTCCCTGCAGATGCTCAGTGACTTCGCAGTGTAAGATGTCACGTATGCCTTGAGGCCCGCCGAAAGTGCATGGACATCGCCAACCAATTGTTCATCATGAGACTTCTTCATCTCTGAATATTTTTCCACCAAATGCAGAGTGGCAAAGTGGAATGCATACGTTGAAGCCAGCATTGGCATGAGCTTGTGCTGTTGAGACTGGTAATCAAGAATACTGACTTCTGGCTGCTTTGGGGGGCCAAACTGCTGGCGCAATAAAGAATATCGGATTGCAATTGTAGCAGCTATCTTGAGGACACTAACTGAAGAATATGCAAGACCAACCCTCCCACCTACAAGTTCCCCTAATGTGGCAGCAAATCTTTTATTTATCGTTGGGAGGCTACTTGTATATTTTCCATCTCGGGAGACATCTCCAAATCGATTAAGGAGATTATCTCGAGGAATTCTGACCGAACGGAATCTCAACGCTCCATTATCCACACCATTCAAGCCCACTTTGTGGCCACAATCATGAATTTCAATCCCTGGAAGTGTTTGGTGGGTCTTCAAATCTCTTATTGGAACGATGAAGGCATGCACTCCCATATCAGAAACTCCTTTTGTATTGTGAGTTGGCAACATCAGCTTAGCAAAGACAGTGGCAAACTTGCCATGAACTGCAGCATTACCAATCCACCATTTGATGGCCCCATCATTGGGTGTGTCAATTACAAATTCATCTGTGATTGGATCAAATGTAGCAACCGTTTGGAGGCCTTGAACGTTTGAGCCTTTTAAgcacaaaaacaaaatacagcTTAGATTATATATGCATGCCAAGAAAAGTGGTAATGATGAAGAACAGAGACCTAAGAAACATCAACAAGAAAAAATGCATATCGACCATATCAATAACAAAACCATATCGAATCCATTTTTTGGGGtggtgtggagagagagagagagagagagagagagagagagagagagagagagagagagagagaacaaaaaagaagatgGTGAAAGCAAATAACGAGTGACTTCATTCTCTGATATTGATACGGTGAAATTAATGTTCCAAATCACAAAGAAACTTATACAAGCCAACGGGCTTAATCTTAAAACGTCGCAGGCAAGTTGTAAAGTGCCTGTTAGGCAACTAACATAATTTACTTTAAGATCAAATTTCATCATGTCAACAATTAGATTCAGGACAAAAGATTCCATGAAATTAGCAAAAACTGCAAAGTTGGTTCTTTGTTGTTAGAGCTGGAATACAATAAATTCCTCGACAAAAGCAACAAGGTTGTATACAACTATGGCAGGAAGATCTCAAGAACACAACAGCAATAGAATGACCATCTTAGTTGCAGGAAACACAAATTCAAGTACCAAAGCAATAACAGATAAGGAGGCAAGCTTACCATGATGTAGTTCTGTCATAGCAAAACAACCCGGATATTCCATATTGTCAATACCATCATAGTACTTAACCTTATGTTTCTTAGTTCCTAAATTGAGCACAGAACCTCCCCAGAGACTGCAGCAGAAGTATAGATAATCAACACAGGAGAGCAAGACCGTCGTACAGTTCttattttggaaagaaaatataaCTGGACAATAAAACACTGAAAAAAATGGACAAGAAAAGATTCTGCGAATGTTACATCCCAAGTAAATACATCAACTGAATTCAAGCACCATGTAGAAGCTAAGAACTTGTTATTTTAAAGAAGACTTAATAAGccaaaatttttgcaatccagAGTGCCAGGAAGGAAGgggaggggggagagagagagagagagagagagagtgtgtgtgtgtgtgtgcatctAATAATGCTGGTCAGGTCGGTCGGTTTTCAACCAAAGCTAGCATTTTGACCATATGAAGCTTACAGCCGAAGACAGTGCAAAACTAGAATCAATGAACAAAACAGAAGAGACATTTCGAACAGTCCAATTTCTGCTCATCTTTCTAAGGATACAAATGAGGAACCTGCCTCAATATCAACCATCATTTGaagatgtaaaataaatattaacaaagTCTTTGGGTTAGACTTGAAAAtttgtgtttaaaataaataatttcccATTACTTTGTTCAGTTTTGGTTTTATAATGGACTGGGCATAAGAAACTTGAGAACTTTTAATCAAGCATTACTTGATAAGTGGCTGTGGCGCTACCATAGAGAACCAGATCCACtttggaagttggtgattgagagTAAGTACAGTGGTTTATGGGGCGGATGGTGTACCAAGGAAGTCAGAGGGGCGTATGGTGTGAGGTTATGGAAATATATTAGGCAAGGTTGGGGGGTCTTCTCTCGGCACACTAGTTTCCATTTAGGAGGGGAATAGAATCAAGTTCTGGCACGACACATGGTGCGGTAATTGTCCGCTTAAGGAACTCTTCCCGACATTGTTCAGGGTTGCAAGTGCCAGAGCGGCTTCGGTGGTAGAGGTCATGGTTGTAGTAGGG
The genomic region above belongs to Carya illinoinensis cultivar Pawnee chromosome 4, C.illinoinensisPawnee_v1, whole genome shotgun sequence and contains:
- the LOC122307661 gene encoding acyl-coenzyme A oxidase 2, peroxisomal; amino-acid sequence: MDTLDLNRNWTEDEENQPIGRRIQRLSLHLTPVPRQLGNLQLRTLTCAARTKLNVDAKSLSVFMRGKHRDIQEKVFDFFNARPELQTPVEISMDDHRELCMRQLLALVRDAGVRPFKYVADEPTKYFAILEAVGSVDMSLGIKMGVQYSLWGGSVLNLGTKKHKVKYYDGIDNMEYPGCFAMTELHHGSNVQGLQTVATFDPITDEFVIDTPNDGAIKWWIGNAAVHGKFATVFAKLMLPTHNTKGVSDMGVHAFIVPIRDLKTHQTLPGIEIHDCGHKVGLNGVDNGALRFRSVRIPRDNLLNRFGDVSRDGKYTSSLPTINKRFAATLGELVGGRVGLAYSSVSVLKIAATIAIRYSLLRQQFGPPKQPEVSILDYQSQQHKLMPMLASTYAFHFATLHLVEKYSEMKKSHDEQLVGDVHALSAGLKAYVTSYTAKSLSICREACGGHGYAAVNRFGSLRNDHDIFQTFEGDNTVLLQQVAADLLKQYKEKFQGGTLAVTWNYLRESMNTYLSQPNPVTARWDSEDHLRDPKFQLDAFRYRTSRLLHSVAVRLNKHTKTLGNFGAWNRCLNHLLTLAESHIESVILARFIESVKSCPDASSRAALKLVCDLYALDRIWKDIGTYRNVDYVAPNKAKAIHKLAEYLSFQVRNIAGELIDAFDLPDHVTRAPIAMQSDAYSQYTQYVGF